In Malania oleifera isolate guangnan ecotype guangnan chromosome 8, ASM2987363v1, whole genome shotgun sequence, a single window of DNA contains:
- the LOC131161880 gene encoding LRR receptor-like serine/threonine-protein kinase RGI5, producing MEKDSYSAMSSLFFFFFFFFFWVNLTKSAVSSLNPDGQALLSLLSASDPSSKSSSPILSSWNPSSSTPCSWQGITCSPQDRVISLSLPNTFLNLSSLPPQLSSLSSLQLFNLSSTNISGSIPPSIGKLTRLRLLDLSSNALSGPIPAELGRLTALQFLFLNSNKLTGRIPPHLANLYSLQVLCFQDNLLNGSIPSQLGSLVSLQQFRIGGNPYLSGEIPPQLGLLTNLTTFGGAATALSGVIPPTFGNLVNLQTLAIYDTNIFGSIPPELGLCSELRNLYLHMNKLTGSIPRQLGKLQKLTSLLLWGNLITGPIPAELSNCSSLVVLDISANDVHGEIPGDLGKLVVLEQLHLSDNALTGPIPWQLSNCTSLSALQLDKNQLSGPIPWQVGNLKHLQNFFLWGNSVSGTLPSSFGNCTELYALDLSRNKLTGSIPEEIFYLQKLSKLLLLGNSLSGGLPRSVSKCQSLVRLRLGENQLSGRIPKEIGQLQNLVFLDLYMNHFSGSLPVEIANITVLELLDVHNNYITGEIPPELGELVNLEQLDLSQNSFTGEIPWSFGNFSYLNKLILNNNLLTGPIPKSIRNLQKLTLLDLSLNTLSGTIPPEFGYVTSLTISLDLSSNGLTGEIPETMSSLSQLQSLDLSRNKLHGNIKVLGFLTSLTSLNISFNNFSGPIPVTPFFRTLSLNSYLGNPDLCESLDGLTCSSQLIQRNGLKSSKTIALISVILVSLTIAVIASWILVTRNHKYMVEKSFSSLSSPPGAEDFSYPWTFIPFQKLSFSIENILDCLKDENVIGKGCSGVVYKAEMPNGELIAVKKLWKTKKDEEPVDSFAAEIQILGHIRHRNIVKLLGYCSNKSVKLLLYNYISNGNLQQLLQGNRNLDWETRYKIALGSAQGLAYLHHDCVPAILHRDVKCNNILLDSRFETYLADFGLAKLMNSPNYHHAMSRVAGSYGYIAPEYGYTMNITEKSDVYSYGVVLLEILSGRSAIESQVGDGLHIVEWVKKKMGSFEPAVTVLDLKLQSLPDQMVQEMLQTLGIAMFCVNTSPSERPTMKEVVALLMEVKSPPEDWGKSSQPLIKQSSNQS from the exons ATGGAGAAAGACAGCTATTCTGCTATGTCCTctttgttctttttcttcttcttcttcttcttttgggtGAACTTGACTAAATCAGCGGTTTCTTCTTTGAATCCTGATGGGCAagcccttctctctctcctctctgcTTCTGACCCTTCTTCCAAATCATCCTCTCCCATTCTCTCCTCGTGGAACCCATCAAGCTCAACCCCCTGTTCATGGCAGGGTATTACTTGCTCTCCGCAGGACAGAGTCATCTCGCTCTCTCTCCCAAACACATTCCTCAATCTCTCTTCTCTACCTCCAcagctctcttctctctcatcTCTGCAGCTCTTCAATCTCTCCTCCACCAATATCTCAGGTTCCATTCCTCCTTCCATTGGAAAGCTTACCCGTCTTCGCCTCCTGGACCTCTCCTCCAATGCTCTCTCCGGACCCATTCCTGCGGAGCTGGGTCGTTTGACAGCATTGCAGTTTCTTTTCTTGAATTCCAATAAATTGACTGGTAGGATTCCTCCACATCTTGCAAACCTTTATTCCCTGCAAGTTCTGTGTTTCCAGGACAATCTCCTAAATGGGTCTATTCCTTCGCAGTTGGGTTCTCTTGTTTCTCTCCAACAATTCCGAATTGGAGGGAACCCGTACCTGTCTGGTGAAATTCCACCGCAATTAGGACTGCTTACCAATCTGACGACATTTGGTGGGGCGGCAACTGCCCTCTCTGGCGTGATACCACCTACTTTTGGCAACTTGGTCAATCTTCAGACTTTGGCAATTTATGATACCAATATATTTGGTTCGATTCCTCCTGAACTCGGATTGTGTTCAGAACTAAGGAATTTGTACTTGCACATGAACAAGCTCACTGGTTCAATACCTCGTCAACTGGGGAAGCTGCAGAAGCTTACGAGCTTGCTTTTGTGGGGCAATTTGATCACTGGACCGATTCCAGCTGAGCTTTCCAATTGTTCGTCACTTGTTGTACTTGACATTTCTGCTAATGATGTTCATGGTGAAATTCCGGGTGACTTGGGGAAGCTAGTTGTTCTTGAACAGCTTCATCTGTCTGACAATGCACTCACAGGACCAATTCCGTGGCAGTTGAGTAACTGCACAAGTCTTAGTGCTCTTCAGCTTGACAAGAACCAGCTCTCTGGTCCAATTCCATGGCAGGTTGGTAATTTGAAACATTTGCAGAATTTCTTTTTGTGGGGCAATTCAGTCTCTGGAACCTTACCATCCTCTTTTGGGAATTGCACTGAACTTTACGCGCTTGATCTTTCAAGGAATAAGCTCACTGGGTCCATCCCGGAAGAGATTTTTTATTTGCAGAAACTGAGCAAGCTCCTCCTTCTGGGGAATTCATTATCTGGAGGGTTACCTCGAAGTGTTTCAAAATGCCAGTCTCTGGTGAGATTGAGGCTTGGGGAGAATCAGCTTTCTGGGCGGATTCCTAAGGAAATAGGCCAATTGCAGAACCTTGTATTTCTTGACTTGTACATGAACCATTTCTCGGGTAGCCTGCCTGTTGAGATTGCCAATATCACAGTTCTTGAGCTATTGGATGTGCACAATAACTACATAACTGGAGAAATCCCACCTGAATTAGGGGAACTTGTGAATTTAGAGCAGCTTGATCTCAGCCAAAACAGCTTCACGGGGGAAATCCCTTGGAGTTTTGGGAACTTCAGTTACTTGAACAAACTCATCCTCAACAATAATCTGTTGACTGGGCCAATCCCAAAATCCATTCGAAACTTGCAGAAGCTAACTTTACTTGATTTGAGCTTGAACACCCTCTCTGGCACAATCCCACCTGAATTTGGTTACGTGACGAGCTTAACCATCAGTTTGGACTTAAGCTCAAATGGGCTTACAGGAGAAATACCTGAAACAATGTCCAGTTTGAGTCAGTTACAATCACTTGATCTTTCCCGCAATAAGCTTCATGGAAATATAAAAGTTCTGGGTTTTCTCACCAGTCTCACTTCTCTGAATATATCCTTCAACAACTTCTCAGGCCCTATCCCAGTAACGCCTTTCTTCAGAACTCTCTCTTTGAATTCGTACCTCGGAAACCCAGATCTTTGTGAATCCCTTGATGGGCTAACTTGTTCCTCACAACTAATTCAAAGAAACGGATTGAAATCTTCCAAAACTATTGCTTTGATTTCTGTGATTCTGGTTTCTTTGACCATCGCAGTTATTGCATCCTGGATTCTTGTAACTCGGAATCATAAGTACATGGTAGAGAAATCCTTCAGCTCATTGAGTTCACCACCAGGAGCTGAAGACTTTTCTTACCCCTGGACTTTCATCCCATTTCAAAAACTGAGCTTCAGCATTGAAAATATCTTGGATTGCCTGAAAGATGAGAATGTGATTGGAAAAGGCTGTTCTGGAGTTGTCTATAAGGCAGAAATGCCAAATGGGGAGTTGATTGCAGTGAAAAAGCTATGGAAAACGAAAAAAGATGAAGAGCCGGTGGACTCCTTTGCTGCAGAAATTCAAATTCTGGGACACATTCGGCACCGGAACATTGTGAAGCTCCTAGGTTACTGTTCCAATAAGTCTGTTAAGCTTCTCCTGTACAACTACATCTCAAATGGGAATCTGCAACAACTACTTCAGGGGAACAGAAACTTGGATTGGGAAACCAGGTACAAGATTGCTCTTGGGTCAGCTCAGGGTCTTGCTTATCTTCACCATGATTGTGTGCCAGCAATACTTCACAGAGATGTGAAGTGCAATAACATACTTCTAGATTCCAGGTTTGAGACATATTTGGCAGATTTTGGACTGGCTAAGTTAATGAACTCTCCAAATTACCACCACGCAATGTCCAGAGTAGCTGGGTCTTATGGGTATATTGCCCCAG AGTATGGATACACCATGAACATAACCGAGAAGAGTGACGTGTACAGTTATGGAGTGGTTCTGTTGGAAATTCTAAGTGGGCGTAGCGCCATAGAGTCCCAAGTAGGGGATGGACTCCATATAGTAGAGTGGGTGAAGAAGAAGATGGGAAGCTTCGAACCAGCGGTGACAGTCCTCGATTTGAAGCTGCAGAGCTTGCCTGACCAGATGGTGCAGGAGATGCTTCAAACGCTTGGAATTGCAATGTTCTGTGTGAATACTTCACCATCTGAAAGACCCACCATGAAGGAAGTGGTGGCACTGCTAATGGAGGTAAAGAGTCCACCTGAAGATTGGGGGAAGTCCTCTCAACCTCTTATTAAACAGTCCTCAAATCAGAGCTGA